A stretch of Allostreptomyces psammosilenae DNA encodes these proteins:
- a CDS encoding NADH-quinone oxidoreductase subunit G, giving the protein MTVTTNAPAGPRPPAPPEETVTCTIDGVSVTVPKGTLVIRAAELLGITVPRFCDHPLLDPVGACRQCIVEIEGQRKPVASCTIPVADGMVIRTQLTSPVAEKAQRGVMELLLINHPLDCPVCDKGGECPLQNQAMSSGSPETRFDGVKRTFPKPVPVSTQVLLDRERCVLCARCTRFSEQIAGDPFIQLTDRGADQQVGIAEGEPFRSYFSGNTIQICPVGALTSAAYRFRARPFDLVSSPTVCEHCAGGCALRTDHRRGKVLRRQAGDDPEVNEEWNCDKGRFAFRYAQLHDRLTTPLVRGQDGELRPASWPEALRRAADALTAARGRAAALPGGRVTVEDAYAWAKFTRLVLGSNDVDFRARVHSAEEADFLAAHVAGRAMEVVYADLERAPMVLLAGLEPEEESAAVFLRLRKGVRKNRVAVASLAPFASRGLRKLDGTLLRAAPGTETDWLRALAEDIDGPGEEAAERAADLGETGRAVHRALRTPGALLLVGERLAGVPGALTAAADLAAATGARLAWVPRRAGERGAVEAGALPGLLPGGRPATDPAARAETAAVWRIAELPGGFGRDTAAIIDAAASGELDALVVGGVDPNDLPAPRRALAALERVPFLVSLEQRPSEVTALADVVLPVAAVAEKDGAFATWEGRLRPFRRALREDQHDRERLLPDLRVLDMLADAADVHLGLPDVYAARRELDELGTWQGERPTATLAAALPEPTATVPAPVAGEAVLAGWRQLLDESRLQEGEPHLAGTRHEALARLSAATAASVGVEAGAPLRVSGPDGHVELPLEITDMPDGVVWLPLGSVTSGVPRRTGALPGQLVRIEPGTRIARPAGGCGTGGGCACAPGRAAQPPAAGSDGEPSPLTEKGER; this is encoded by the coding sequence ATGACCGTCACCACCAACGCCCCGGCCGGCCCCCGGCCGCCGGCCCCACCCGAGGAGACGGTGACCTGCACCATCGACGGCGTCAGCGTCACCGTGCCGAAGGGCACCCTGGTGATCCGCGCCGCCGAACTCCTCGGCATCACCGTCCCCCGGTTCTGCGACCACCCCCTGCTCGACCCGGTCGGCGCCTGCCGGCAGTGCATCGTCGAGATCGAGGGCCAGCGCAAGCCGGTGGCCTCCTGCACCATCCCGGTCGCCGACGGCATGGTCATCCGCACCCAGCTCACCTCGCCGGTCGCCGAGAAGGCCCAGCGCGGCGTGATGGAACTGCTGCTGATCAACCATCCGCTGGACTGCCCGGTCTGCGACAAGGGCGGCGAGTGCCCCCTGCAGAACCAGGCCATGTCCTCCGGCTCCCCGGAGACCCGCTTCGACGGCGTCAAGCGCACCTTCCCCAAGCCCGTCCCGGTCTCCACCCAGGTCCTGCTCGACCGCGAACGCTGCGTGCTGTGCGCCCGCTGCACCCGCTTCTCCGAGCAGATCGCCGGCGACCCCTTCATCCAGCTCACCGACCGCGGCGCCGACCAGCAGGTCGGCATCGCCGAGGGCGAGCCGTTCCGCTCCTACTTCTCCGGCAACACCATCCAGATCTGCCCGGTCGGCGCCCTCACCTCCGCCGCCTACCGGTTCCGCGCCCGCCCCTTCGACCTGGTCTCCTCGCCCACCGTCTGCGAGCACTGCGCCGGCGGCTGCGCCCTGCGCACCGACCACCGCCGCGGCAAGGTGCTGCGCCGCCAGGCCGGCGACGACCCCGAGGTCAACGAGGAGTGGAACTGCGACAAGGGCCGGTTCGCGTTCCGCTACGCCCAGCTCCACGACCGGCTCACCACCCCCCTGGTCCGCGGCCAGGACGGCGAACTGCGCCCCGCCTCCTGGCCCGAGGCGCTGCGCCGGGCGGCCGACGCCCTGACCGCCGCCCGCGGACGCGCCGCCGCGCTGCCCGGCGGACGCGTCACCGTCGAGGACGCCTACGCCTGGGCCAAGTTCACCCGGCTGGTGCTCGGCAGCAACGACGTGGACTTCCGCGCCCGGGTGCACAGCGCCGAGGAGGCCGACTTCCTCGCCGCGCACGTCGCCGGCCGGGCCATGGAGGTCGTCTACGCCGACCTGGAACGCGCCCCGATGGTGCTGCTCGCCGGCCTGGAGCCGGAGGAGGAGTCCGCGGCGGTCTTCCTGCGGCTGCGCAAGGGCGTGCGGAAGAACCGGGTCGCCGTCGCCTCCCTCGCCCCCTTCGCCTCGCGCGGCCTGCGCAAGCTCGACGGCACGCTGCTGCGGGCCGCCCCCGGCACCGAGACCGACTGGCTGCGCGCCCTGGCCGAGGACATCGACGGCCCCGGCGAGGAGGCCGCCGAACGCGCCGCCGACCTCGGCGAGACCGGCCGCGCCGTCCACCGGGCGCTGCGCACCCCCGGCGCCCTGCTGCTGGTCGGCGAACGGCTGGCCGGCGTGCCCGGCGCGCTCACCGCCGCCGCCGACCTGGCCGCGGCCACCGGCGCCCGGCTCGCCTGGGTGCCGCGCCGCGCCGGCGAGCGCGGCGCCGTCGAGGCCGGCGCGCTCCCCGGGCTGCTGCCCGGCGGACGCCCCGCCACCGACCCCGCCGCCCGGGCCGAGACCGCCGCCGTGTGGCGGATCGCCGAACTGCCCGGCGGCTTCGGCCGGGACACCGCCGCCATCATCGACGCCGCCGCCTCCGGCGAACTCGACGCCCTGGTCGTCGGCGGCGTCGACCCGAACGACCTGCCCGCCCCGCGCCGGGCGCTGGCCGCCCTGGAACGGGTGCCCTTCCTGGTCAGCCTGGAGCAGCGGCCCAGCGAGGTCACCGCGCTGGCCGACGTGGTGCTGCCGGTGGCCGCCGTCGCCGAGAAGGACGGCGCCTTCGCCACCTGGGAGGGCCGGCTGCGGCCGTTCCGCCGCGCCCTGCGCGAGGACCAGCACGACCGGGAACGCCTGCTGCCCGACCTGCGGGTGCTGGACATGCTCGCCGACGCCGCCGACGTCCACCTCGGCCTGCCCGACGTCTACGCCGCCCGCCGGGAACTCGACGAGCTGGGCACCTGGCAGGGCGAGCGCCCCACCGCGACGCTGGCGGCCGCCCTGCCCGAGCCGACCGCCACCGTCCCCGCGCCGGTCGCCGGGGAGGCCGTGCTGGCCGGCTGGCGGCAGCTGCTGGACGAGTCCCGCCTCCAGGAGGGCGAACCCCACCTGGCCGGCACCCGGCACGAGGCGCTGGCCCGGCTCTCCGCCGCCACCGCCGCCTCGGTCGGCGTCGAGGCCGGCGCGCCGCTGCGGGTCAGCGGCCCCGACGGCCACGTCGAACTGCCGCTGGAGATCACCGACATGCCGGACGGCGTGGTCTGGCTGCCGCTCGGCTCGGTGACCTCGGGGGTGCCGCGCCGCACCGGCGCCCTGCCCGGGCAGCTCGTCCGGATCGAACCGGGCACCCGGATCGCCCGCCCGGCCGGCGGCTGCGGAACCGGCGGCGGCTGCGCCTGCGCCCCCGGCCGGGCCGCCCAGCCGCCGGCCGCGGGCAGCGACGGCGAACCGAGCCCGCTGACCGAGAAGGGAGAGCGGTGA
- a CDS encoding geranylgeranyl reductase family protein → MTEKAEAAGAAEPTSDAASGSTAQPTPAQPTPAPTPSADAAAPQDAVPADAAAPGESAAPGESAAPESAAPEPGEPNEYTADVVVVGAGPAGSTTAYHLAQAGLDVALLEKTSFPREKVCGDGLTPRATKQLIAMGIDVSEEAGWLRNRGLRIIGGGTRLELDWPDLASYPDYGLVRRREDFDELLARQAVKAGARLYEQTNVTDPVLDPRTGRIVGVRAKVGPGRRPAVFRAPLVVAADGNSTRLSLAMGLHRRQDRPMGVAVRTYYESPRHDDDYLESWLELWDRRDPANPKLLPGYGWIFGMGDGTSNVGLGLLNTSSAFSTIDYRELLRAWTASMPEEWGYTAEGQRGPVRGAALPMGFNRKPHYTRGLLLVGDAGGMVNPFNGEGIAYAMESGALAAEVIAQALGRTTVGGRERALHRYPQVLKDTYGGYYTLGRAFVKLIGNPTVMRIAADRGLTHPMLMRFVLKLLANLTDPSGGDAMDRVINGLVRIAPAS, encoded by the coding sequence ATGACCGAGAAAGCCGAGGCCGCTGGAGCGGCGGAGCCGACGAGCGACGCCGCGTCCGGGTCCACCGCCCAGCCCACGCCCGCCCAGCCCACGCCCGCCCCGACCCCGTCGGCCGACGCCGCGGCGCCGCAGGACGCGGTGCCGGCCGACGCTGCCGCGCCGGGCGAGTCGGCCGCACCGGGCGAGTCGGCCGCGCCGGAGTCGGCCGCGCCGGAGCCGGGCGAGCCGAACGAGTACACGGCGGACGTCGTCGTGGTCGGCGCCGGCCCCGCCGGTTCGACGACCGCCTACCACCTGGCCCAGGCCGGTCTGGACGTGGCGCTGCTGGAGAAGACCTCCTTCCCCCGGGAGAAGGTCTGCGGCGACGGCCTCACCCCGCGGGCCACCAAGCAGCTGATCGCCATGGGCATCGACGTCTCCGAGGAGGCGGGCTGGCTGCGCAACCGCGGCCTGCGGATCATCGGCGGGGGCACCCGGCTGGAGCTGGACTGGCCGGACCTGGCGAGCTACCCGGACTACGGGCTGGTGCGCCGCCGCGAGGACTTCGACGAGCTGCTCGCCCGGCAGGCCGTCAAGGCCGGGGCACGGCTGTACGAGCAGACCAACGTCACCGATCCCGTGCTGGACCCGCGCACCGGGCGGATCGTCGGCGTCCGGGCGAAGGTCGGCCCGGGCCGGCGCCCGGCGGTCTTCCGCGCCCCGCTCGTCGTGGCGGCGGACGGCAACTCGACCCGGCTGTCCCTCGCGATGGGGCTGCACCGCCGCCAGGACCGGCCGATGGGCGTGGCGGTGCGCACGTACTACGAATCGCCGCGCCACGACGACGACTACCTGGAGTCCTGGCTGGAGCTGTGGGACCGCCGGGATCCGGCCAATCCCAAGCTGCTGCCGGGCTACGGCTGGATCTTCGGCATGGGCGACGGCACCTCGAACGTCGGCCTGGGCCTGCTGAACACCAGCTCCGCCTTCAGCACCATCGACTACCGGGAGCTGCTGCGGGCCTGGACGGCGAGCATGCCCGAGGAGTGGGGCTACACCGCCGAGGGCCAGCGCGGGCCGGTGCGCGGGGCCGCGCTGCCGATGGGCTTCAACCGCAAGCCGCACTACACCCGCGGGCTGCTGCTGGTGGGCGACGCCGGCGGCATGGTGAACCCCTTCAACGGCGAGGGCATCGCGTACGCCATGGAGTCCGGCGCGCTGGCGGCGGAGGTGATCGCCCAGGCGCTGGGCCGCACCACGGTGGGCGGGCGGGAGCGGGCGCTGCACCGCTACCCGCAGGTGCTGAAGGACACCTACGGCGGCTACTACACGCTGGGCCGGGCGTTCGTGAAGCTGATCGGCAATCCGACGGTGATGCGGATCGCGGCCGACCGCGGCCTGACCCACCCGATGCTGATGCGGTTCGTGCTCAAGCTGCTCGCCAACCTGACCGACCCCTCCGGCGGCGACGCCATGGACCGGGTGATCAACGGGCTGGTGCGGATCGCGCCCGCCTCCTGA
- a CDS encoding NADH-quinone oxidoreductase subunit A, which yields MNPYVPILVLGGLAALFAVGTVVTAAVTGPRRYNRAKLEAYECGIEPTPPARGGGRFPIKYYLTAMLFIVFDIEIVFLYPWAVSFDALGLFGLVEMLLFILTVFVAYAYVWRRGGLDWD from the coding sequence ATGAACCCGTACGTGCCGATCCTCGTGCTGGGCGGCCTCGCTGCCCTCTTCGCGGTCGGCACCGTCGTGACCGCGGCGGTGACCGGTCCCAGGCGGTACAACCGCGCCAAGCTCGAGGCGTACGAGTGCGGCATAGAGCCGACCCCGCCCGCGCGGGGCGGCGGACGGTTCCCGATCAAGTACTACCTGACGGCGATGCTCTTCATCGTCTTCGACATCGAGATCGTCTTCCTCTACCCCTGGGCCGTCAGCTTCGACGCGCTCGGCCTGTTCGGGCTCGTCGAGATGCTGCTGTTCATCCTCACCGTCTTCGTCGCCTACGCCTACGTGTGGCGCCGCGGCGGCCTGGACTGGGACTGA
- a CDS encoding NuoB/complex I 20 kDa subunit family protein, translating into MGIEEKLPSGFMLSTVEAVAGWVRKSSMFPATFGLACCAIEMMATGAGRYDLARFGMEVFRASPRQADLMIVAGRVSQKMAPVLRQVYDQMPNPKWVISMGVCASSGGMFNNYAIVQGVDHIVPVDIYLPGCPPRPEMLMDAILKLHEKVQHMPLGVNREEAARAAEEAALKAVPTIEMKGLLR; encoded by the coding sequence ATGGGCATCGAGGAGAAACTGCCGAGTGGGTTCATGCTGTCCACGGTCGAGGCGGTGGCCGGCTGGGTCCGCAAGAGCTCCATGTTCCCGGCGACCTTCGGGCTGGCCTGCTGCGCCATCGAGATGATGGCCACCGGCGCCGGCCGCTACGACCTGGCCCGGTTCGGCATGGAGGTCTTCCGGGCCTCCCCCCGGCAGGCCGACCTGATGATCGTCGCCGGCCGGGTCAGCCAGAAGATGGCCCCGGTGCTGCGGCAGGTCTACGACCAGATGCCGAACCCCAAGTGGGTCATCTCCATGGGCGTGTGCGCCTCCTCCGGAGGCATGTTCAACAACTACGCGATCGTCCAGGGCGTGGACCACATCGTCCCCGTCGACATCTACCTGCCCGGCTGCCCGCCCCGGCCGGAGATGCTGATGGACGCCATCCTCAAGCTGCACGAGAAGGTGCAGCACATGCCGCTCGGCGTCAACCGGGAGGAGGCGGCGCGCGCCGCCGAGGAGGCGGCCCTGAAGGCGGTCCCGACGATCGAGATGAAGGGGCTGCTGCGGTGA
- the nuoH gene encoding NADH-quinone oxidoreductase subunit NuoH, giving the protein MRPLVAEDLSYFGTDPWWLVALKVVVVFAFILLTVLVTIVWERKAVAYMQMRVGPNRTGPWGTLQSLADGIKLMLKEDIVVRAADRPIYVLAPIVATVPAFLAFAVIPFGPPGNEVSIFGTRTALQLTDLPVALLYILAVTSVGIYGLVLAGWSSGSTYPLLGGLRSAAQVISYEIAMGLSFAAVFLQSGSMSTSAIVDAQQDTWFVLLLPVSFIVYIIAMVGEVNRAPFDLPEAEGELVAGFQTEYSSMKFAMFMMSEYINMITVSSVAVTLFLGGWRAPAPITLFWEGANSGWWPLLWFVIKVQLLLFFFIWLRGTLPRLRYDQFMALGWKVLIPISMVWLVMVAAVRALNAQGVDVRSMVLVGAGAIVAVLLLSMLWDTFRAARGGPRPEPGQAAAPTPSEPPTDAGFPVPPLPGQTLPPVPRRRPRHQGEREHAGAASGTSTSAAPSHKGADDA; this is encoded by the coding sequence ATGCGTCCGCTCGTGGCGGAGGACCTGAGCTACTTCGGCACCGACCCCTGGTGGCTGGTGGCGCTCAAGGTCGTCGTGGTCTTCGCGTTCATCCTGCTGACGGTGCTCGTCACCATCGTCTGGGAGCGCAAGGCCGTCGCCTACATGCAGATGCGCGTCGGCCCCAACCGCACCGGCCCCTGGGGCACCCTGCAGTCGCTGGCCGACGGCATCAAGCTGATGCTGAAGGAGGACATCGTGGTGCGGGCGGCCGACCGCCCCATCTACGTCCTCGCGCCGATCGTCGCCACCGTCCCGGCGTTCCTGGCCTTCGCGGTCATCCCCTTCGGGCCCCCCGGCAACGAGGTCTCCATCTTCGGCACCCGCACCGCGCTGCAGCTGACCGACCTGCCGGTGGCGCTGCTGTACATCCTGGCGGTCACCTCGGTCGGCATCTACGGCCTGGTGCTGGCCGGCTGGTCCTCCGGCTCGACCTACCCGCTGCTCGGCGGGCTGCGCTCGGCCGCGCAGGTGATCTCCTACGAGATCGCCATGGGCCTGTCCTTCGCCGCCGTCTTCCTGCAGTCCGGTTCGATGTCCACCTCGGCCATCGTGGACGCGCAGCAGGACACCTGGTTCGTGCTGCTGCTGCCGGTCTCCTTCATCGTCTACATCATCGCGATGGTCGGCGAGGTCAACCGGGCCCCGTTCGACCTGCCGGAGGCCGAGGGCGAGCTGGTCGCCGGCTTCCAGACCGAGTACTCCTCGATGAAGTTCGCGATGTTCATGATGTCCGAGTACATCAACATGATCACCGTCTCCTCGGTCGCGGTGACGCTCTTCCTCGGCGGCTGGCGCGCCCCCGCCCCCATCACCCTGTTCTGGGAGGGCGCCAACAGCGGCTGGTGGCCCCTGCTGTGGTTCGTCATCAAGGTGCAGCTGCTGCTGTTCTTCTTCATCTGGCTGCGCGGCACCCTGCCCCGGCTGCGCTACGACCAGTTCATGGCGCTCGGCTGGAAGGTCCTCATCCCGATCTCCATGGTCTGGCTGGTGATGGTGGCCGCCGTGCGGGCGCTGAACGCCCAGGGCGTGGACGTCCGCTCCATGGTGCTGGTCGGCGCCGGAGCCATCGTCGCCGTGCTGCTGCTGTCGATGCTGTGGGACACCTTCCGCGCGGCCCGCGGCGGCCCGCGGCCGGAGCCCGGACAGGCCGCCGCGCCCACCCCGAGCGAGCCGCCCACCGACGCCGGCTTCCCCGTACCGCCCCTGCCCGGCCAGACCCTCCCGCCGGTGCCCCGCCGCCGGCCGCGCCACCAGGGCGAGCGCGAGCACGCCGGCGCGGCGTCCGGGACGTCCACGTCCGCAGCCCCGTCCCACAAGGGAGCCGATGATGCCTGA
- the nuoI gene encoding NADH-quinone oxidoreductase subunit NuoI, whose product MPEIPLGPAAGFGVTLGAMFRPPNTEFYPEQKKPTKPRFHGRHQLNRHPDGLEKCIGCELCAWACPADAIYVEGADNTEEERYSPGERYGRVYQINYLRCILCGLCVEACPTRALTMTNEYELADDSRADLIYTKEQLLVGLTEGMVAPPHAMYPGTDDDDYYRGRVTGAAPGTTTQPRGSGAPANIADGHADPDLTEGVAEATTEHHEGRMV is encoded by the coding sequence ATGCCTGAGATCCCCCTCGGCCCGGCGGCCGGATTCGGCGTGACCCTCGGGGCCATGTTCCGGCCGCCCAACACCGAGTTCTACCCCGAGCAGAAGAAGCCGACGAAGCCGCGCTTCCACGGGCGGCACCAGCTCAACCGGCACCCGGACGGGCTGGAGAAGTGCATCGGCTGCGAGCTGTGCGCCTGGGCCTGCCCGGCCGACGCCATCTACGTGGAGGGCGCCGACAACACCGAGGAGGAGCGCTACTCCCCGGGCGAGCGCTACGGCCGCGTCTACCAGATCAACTACCTGCGCTGCATCCTGTGCGGGCTGTGCGTGGAGGCGTGCCCGACCCGCGCGCTGACCATGACCAACGAGTACGAGCTGGCCGACGACAGCCGCGCCGACCTGATCTACACCAAGGAGCAGCTGCTGGTCGGCCTCACCGAGGGCATGGTCGCCCCGCCGCACGCCATGTACCCGGGCACCGACGACGACGACTACTACCGCGGCCGGGTCACCGGGGCCGCCCCCGGCACCACCACCCAGCCGCGCGGCTCCGGGGCGCCGGCCAACATCGCCGACGGCCACGCCGACCCGGACCTCACCGAGGGGGTCGCCGAGGCGACCACCGAACACCACGAGGGGAGGATGGTGTGA
- a CDS encoding NADH-quinone oxidoreductase subunit D: protein MAGDTTGPALGGHRETTEGRVFTVTGGDWDEITQAAAEADDERIVVNMGPQHPSTHGVLRLMLEIDGETVTEARCGIGYLHTGIEKNLEYRNWTQGTTFVTRMDYLMPLFNEAGYCLAVERLLGITDEVPERASVIRVLLMELNRIASHLVAIATGGMEIGALTVMTFGFRDRELVLDGLELVTGLRMNHAFIRPGGLAQDLPDGAVGELRDLAKLLHERIPEYEKLCVGNPIFMGRLVGVGHLDLAGCMALGITGPVLRSTGLPHDLRKSQPYCGYDSYDFEVPVTDTADAYGRFLLRVAEMKESLRIIDQCLDRLERPGPVMVADKKIAWPAQLALGPDGLGNSLDHIRHIMGTSMEALIHHFKLVTEGFRVPAGQAFAAVESARGELGVHVVSDGGTRPYRVHFRDPSFTNLQAMAAMCEGGQVADVIVAVASLDPVMGGVDR, encoded by the coding sequence ATGGCAGGAGACACCACCGGCCCCGCGCTCGGCGGCCACCGCGAGACCACCGAGGGACGGGTCTTCACCGTCACCGGCGGCGACTGGGACGAGATCACCCAGGCCGCCGCCGAGGCCGACGACGAGCGCATCGTCGTCAACATGGGCCCCCAGCACCCCTCCACCCACGGCGTGCTCCGGCTGATGCTGGAGATCGACGGCGAGACCGTCACCGAGGCGCGCTGCGGCATCGGCTACCTGCACACCGGCATCGAGAAGAACCTCGAATACCGCAACTGGACGCAGGGCACCACGTTCGTCACCCGCATGGACTACCTGATGCCGCTGTTCAACGAGGCCGGCTACTGCCTCGCCGTGGAGCGGCTGCTCGGCATCACCGACGAGGTGCCCGAGCGCGCCAGCGTCATCCGGGTGCTGCTGATGGAGCTCAACCGGATCGCCTCCCACCTGGTGGCCATCGCCACCGGCGGCATGGAGATCGGCGCGCTCACCGTGATGACCTTCGGCTTCCGGGACCGCGAACTCGTCCTGGACGGCCTGGAACTGGTCACCGGCCTGCGGATGAACCACGCCTTCATCCGCCCCGGCGGCCTCGCCCAGGACCTCCCCGACGGCGCCGTCGGCGAACTGCGCGACCTCGCCAAGCTGCTGCACGAGCGCATCCCCGAGTACGAGAAGCTCTGCGTCGGCAACCCCATCTTCATGGGCCGGCTGGTCGGGGTGGGCCACCTCGACCTCGCCGGATGCATGGCGCTCGGGATAACCGGACCGGTGCTGCGCTCCACCGGGCTGCCGCACGACCTGCGCAAGTCGCAGCCCTACTGCGGCTACGACAGCTACGACTTCGAGGTGCCGGTCACCGACACCGCCGACGCCTACGGCCGCTTCCTGCTGCGCGTGGCGGAGATGAAGGAGTCGCTGCGGATCATCGACCAGTGCCTGGACCGGCTCGAGCGGCCCGGCCCGGTCATGGTCGCCGACAAGAAGATCGCCTGGCCGGCGCAGCTCGCCCTCGGCCCGGACGGCCTCGGCAACTCCCTCGACCACATCCGGCACATCATGGGCACCTCCATGGAGGCCCTGATCCACCACTTCAAGCTGGTCACCGAGGGCTTCCGGGTGCCGGCCGGACAGGCGTTCGCCGCGGTGGAGTCGGCCCGCGGCGAACTCGGCGTACACGTCGTCAGCGACGGCGGAACCCGCCCCTACCGGGTGCACTTCCGCGACCCCTCCTTCACCAACCTCCAGGCCATGGCCGCGATGTGCGAGGGCGGCCAGGTCGCCGACGTCATCGTCGCCGTGGCGTCCCTCGACCCCGTGATGGGAGGTGTCGACCGGTGA
- the nuoE gene encoding NADH-quinone oxidoreductase subunit NuoE, producing the protein MPALPAPPYPPEVRERLAADAREIIARYPGSRSALLPLLHLVQSEEGWVSRTGIAFCAEQLGLTDAEVTAVATFYSMYRRRPGGDYQVGVCTNTLCAVLGGDRIYAELQEHLGISGGETTEDGAITLEHIECNAACDFAPVVMVNWEFFDDATPESARRLVDDLRAGRGATPTRGAPLCTFRQTERILAGFPDERPGAVDAGGSAGHASLAGLRLLREEGAPPAAAAAGGAAPAEPAPAERMAAEHDRERREHTPSSSDAPLATSDSPPRDRERRAGDGPEGRK; encoded by the coding sequence ATGCCCGCGCTCCCCGCCCCGCCCTACCCGCCCGAGGTGCGCGAACGGCTCGCCGCCGACGCGCGCGAGATCATCGCCCGCTACCCCGGCAGCCGCTCCGCGCTGCTGCCACTGCTGCACCTGGTGCAGTCCGAGGAGGGCTGGGTCAGCCGCACCGGCATCGCCTTCTGCGCCGAGCAGCTCGGCCTGACCGACGCCGAGGTCACCGCCGTCGCCACCTTCTACTCGATGTACCGGCGGCGGCCCGGCGGCGACTACCAGGTCGGCGTGTGCACCAACACGCTCTGCGCGGTCCTCGGCGGCGACCGCATCTACGCCGAACTCCAGGAGCACCTCGGCATCTCCGGCGGCGAGACCACCGAGGACGGCGCCATCACCCTCGAACACATCGAGTGCAACGCCGCCTGCGACTTCGCCCCCGTGGTGATGGTCAACTGGGAGTTCTTCGACGACGCCACGCCCGAGTCGGCCCGCCGCCTGGTGGACGACCTGCGCGCCGGCCGCGGCGCCACCCCGACCCGCGGCGCCCCGCTGTGCACCTTCCGGCAGACCGAGCGCATCCTGGCCGGCTTCCCCGACGAGCGCCCCGGCGCCGTCGACGCCGGCGGCAGCGCCGGCCACGCCTCCCTCGCCGGCCTGCGGCTGCTGCGCGAGGAGGGCGCGCCGCCCGCCGCGGCCGCCGCCGGCGGGGCCGCGCCGGCCGAGCCCGCGCCGGCCGAGCGGATGGCCGCCGAACACGACCGTGAGCGGCGCGAGCACACCCCGAGCAGCTCCGACGCCCCGCTGGCCACCTCCGACTCCCCACCCCGAGACCGCGAGCGGCGTGCCGGCGACGGCCCGGAAGGGAGGAAGTAG
- a CDS encoding NADH-quinone oxidoreductase subunit C produces MPSQPDPGVGEVISTRRGMFGVRGTGDTSGYGRLVRTVRLPAGTPRPYGGWFDEVADELEGALAEQQEAGEGVGPEAALERTVVDRGEITFHVRREHLLQVARTLRDDPALRFELCLGVSGVHYPEDASRELHAVYHLRSITHNRLIRLEVAAPDADPHIPSIVSVYPTNDWHERETYDFFGIVFDGHPALTRILMPDDWPGHPQRKDYPLGGIPVEYKGAQVPAPDQRRSYN; encoded by the coding sequence GTGCCCAGCCAGCCCGACCCCGGCGTCGGCGAGGTGATCTCCACCCGCCGCGGCATGTTCGGCGTCCGCGGCACCGGCGACACCTCCGGGTACGGACGGCTGGTGCGCACCGTGCGGCTGCCCGCCGGCACCCCCCGCCCCTACGGCGGGTGGTTCGACGAGGTGGCCGACGAACTCGAGGGCGCGCTCGCCGAGCAGCAGGAGGCCGGCGAGGGCGTCGGTCCCGAGGCGGCGCTGGAACGCACCGTCGTGGACCGCGGCGAGATCACCTTCCACGTCCGCCGGGAGCACCTGCTCCAGGTGGCCCGCACGCTGCGCGACGACCCCGCGCTCCGCTTCGAGCTGTGCCTCGGGGTCAGCGGCGTGCACTACCCCGAGGACGCCTCCCGGGAGCTGCACGCCGTCTACCACCTGCGCTCGATCACCCACAACCGGCTGATCCGGCTGGAGGTGGCCGCGCCCGACGCGGACCCGCACATCCCCTCGATCGTCAGCGTCTACCCCACCAACGACTGGCACGAGCGGGAGACCTACGACTTCTTCGGCATCGTCTTCGACGGCCACCCGGCGCTGACCCGGATCCTCATGCCGGACGACTGGCCCGGCCACCCGCAGCGCAAGGACTACCCCCTCGGCGGCATCCCCGTCGAGTACAAGGGTGCCCAGGTTCCCGCGCCCGACCAGCGGAGGTCGTACAACTGA